The Rhodothermus profundi genome segment AGAATACGTCGGGCTTCATCAACCGGAAAATCTTCTTGCCCCAGATGAACGCCATCCGCTCCCACAGCCAGCGCAATATCCAGGTGATCGTCAATAATCAGCGGCACCCCGGCTGCACGACACACCGCGGCCGTGCGCCGCGCTTCGTAGAGCTTGTGCCGGATGCCCCCAAACTTCTGACGAAACTGTACCGTATCGGCTCCACCAGCAATCACCTGTTGCGCCAACTCCGCATGACCATAGCGCTGCTGGAAATAAAAGTCGGTGAGCACGTGCAACCGACCGATGGTCTTCTTCTCCATAACGCAACGTTCTGGTTATGTTCACCCCCTACCGAAACACAAGCATACCTTACTTTCTAACTTGCAAACAAGATTTCGTTGCAGCTTCCGCTCCACTATCCAACCCGAATCAGCCATGCGACGGGAACACCAGGCCCTGAACCAGAAACGTGCCTTTCAATTCCTACGCCTGAATGAACGCGGCTCCAAGCCACGCACCCGAGGCCTGACAGAAATTCGCGGCCCGTATTATTCTGTAATGGGCCCCAACTATTTACAGGATGTGCTTGAGACAATGGGCGCCTATATCGATTCCCTCAAGTTCGCCGGTGGCTCGTTTACACTGATGCCCCGCAATGTGCTTCAGAAGATTATTGACTTATGCCATCAACATGACGTGCTCGTCTCAACCGGAGGCTTTATCGAATACATTATAACCCAGGGACCAGAAGCTGTCCATCGCTACATTCAAGAATGCAAAGACCTGGGATTCGATATCATTGAGATTTCGACCGGGTTCATTACGATTCCAGTTGACGATTGGCTGCGCCTGATAGAAGCTGTGCAGAAAGCCGGACTGAAAGCCAAACCCGAAGTAGGCATTCAATTTGGCGCCGGCGGTGACACGCCTACTGAACTGTTAGAAGCCGAAGGTATCCAGGATCCAGCCTGGGCCATTCAACTGGCCCGGCGTTTTCTAGAGGCGGGTGCCTATATGATCATGGTCGAGTCAGAAGGCATTACGGAGAATGTTACAAGCTGGCGAACAGACGTAGTAGCCCGCTTTGTTAACGAGCTGGGACTGGAAAAGCTTATGTTCGAAGCTGCCGATCCCCGCGTGTTTGCCTGGTATATTAAAAACTATGGACCGGACGTAAATCTTTTCATAGATCACAGCCAGATCGTCCAACTGGAATGTCTCCGCAGTGGTATCTGGGGCACCCAGGACCTCTTTGGACGCGTCCATACATTCAGCGGATGAAACGCGCTCCTGGACAAAGATCAACCTGCCAGACCGTAGACTGCCTGCTCTCTAACAAAAGCCGTTGGGTTGCGGCAAATTGTGCCTGCTGAACTGCGCGTTTTTCCGAAGTCCAAAGGTATTGTGCAGGATTTTGATGAAGTGGCACATGGGTCCAATTTGAATTTGTATCTTTGGGCCATACCAGCGGCTGCCACGTGCATTGTGGTCCGTATCTTGTCAGGCTGTGTGCGAACCATCCGAAACAAACTGTGAGCGTCCCTATCCAGCGAGCCGTAGCGGGTACTATGCGTCAAAAATGTCAGCGTTGGCTGCTGTTTGCCGGAGCAGCCCTGTGGGTTGGCTTGTGGTTATCCACTGTTGCTGCCCTTGCCCAGGAGATCCCTCAATCCGTCCAGGAAGAGCTTCGGCGGCGCGGCATGACGCTCGAAGAAGCCCGCCGCGAAGCCGAACGGCTGGGC includes the following:
- a CDS encoding phosphosulfolactate synthase, coding for MRREHQALNQKRAFQFLRLNERGSKPRTRGLTEIRGPYYSVMGPNYLQDVLETMGAYIDSLKFAGGSFTLMPRNVLQKIIDLCHQHDVLVSTGGFIEYIITQGPEAVHRYIQECKDLGFDIIEISTGFITIPVDDWLRLIEAVQKAGLKAKPEVGIQFGAGGDTPTELLEAEGIQDPAWAIQLARRFLEAGAYMIMVESEGITENVTSWRTDVVARFVNELGLEKLMFEAADPRVFAWYIKNYGPDVNLFIDHSQIVQLECLRSGIWGTQDLFGRVHTFSG